In a single window of the Campylobacter fetus subsp. testudinum 03-427 genome:
- the hisA gene encoding N-(5'-phospho-L-ribosyl-formimino)-5-amino-1-(5'-phosphoribosyl)-4-imidazolecarboxamide isomerase (Pfam match to PF00977.17 His_biosynth), whose product MDIIPAIDLKQSKAVRLTKGDMQTAKIYSDRPWELAKEFEDLGAKWLHIVDLDGAFAGDAINLKTIEKIVSTTNLQVEVGGGIRTKGRIKSYLDSGVSRIILGSIALKNPEFVKEVAKNYRVVVGIDAIDGFVAIEGWANVSKIQASDLAKLYADAGVEAIIATDISRDGMLSGVNVEFSASIAKASGIDTIASGGVKDINDIKCLKLNGNIAGVIVGKAYYEGKLDLKEAFKSNF is encoded by the coding sequence ATGGATATAATACCCGCTATTGATTTAAAACAGAGTAAAGCAGTAAGACTCACTAAAGGTGATATGCAAACTGCTAAGATATACTCGGACAGACCTTGGGAACTAGCTAAAGAATTTGAAGATTTGGGCGCTAAATGGTTACATATAGTTGATTTAGACGGTGCATTTGCCGGAGATGCTATAAATTTAAAAACTATTGAAAAGATAGTTTCTACTACAAATTTACAAGTAGAAGTTGGTGGTGGCATAAGGACAAAAGGGCGTATAAAAAGCTATTTGGACTCTGGGGTTAGTCGTATTATATTAGGCTCGATCGCTCTTAAAAATCCAGAATTTGTAAAAGAAGTAGCAAAAAATTATAGAGTAGTAGTAGGCATAGACGCTATAGATGGATTTGTGGCTATAGAAGGCTGGGCAAATGTAAGTAAGATACAAGCCTCTGACCTTGCAAAACTATACGCAGACGCAGGAGTAGAGGCCATCATCGCTACTGATATTAGTAGAGACGGTATGCTTAGTGGTGTAAATGTGGAATTCAGCGCTTCTATAGCAAAGGCTAGTGGTATAGATACTATAGCAAGTGGTGGTGTTAAAGATATAAATGATATAAAATGTTTAAAACTAAATGGTAATATTGCAGGAGTTATAGTAGGAAAAGCGTATTATGAGGGTAAATTAGATTTAAAAGAAGCTTTTAAGTCTAATTTTTAA
- the ftsH2 gene encoding integral membrane ATP-dependent zinc metallopeptidase (Pfam matches to PF01434.14 Peptidase_M41, and to PF00004.25 AAA, and to PF06480.11 FtsH_ext) gives MENNENKNGQNNNNGNFFNKNPIMVFAIFAIIIVVLFRSFNPDGMNEFGDSTSSKNITYSELKQLIKSKQINNVVIGQTTIKATGNGVTYVAKKVNDQTLVPLLESEGVSYGAYNETNWLSDMLFSWVIPIFIFFGIWMFLASRMQKNMGGGILGMGSSKKLVNSERPKVKFNDVAGVEEAKEEVKEIVDFLKNPDRYIRLGAKIPKGVLLVGPPGTGKTLLAKAVAGEADVPFFSVSGSSFIEMFVGVGASRVRDLFENAKKEAPAIVFIDEIDAIGKSRAAGAMMGGNDEREQTLNQLLAEMDGFDSDKSPVIVLAATNRPEVLDAALLRPGRFDRQVLVDKPDFKGRVDILKVHSKEVKLANNVNMDEIGRLTAGLAGADLANIINEAALLAGRASKEYIEQQDLVEAVERAIAGLEKKSRRINPKEKKIVTYHECGHALIAETTKGADKVTKVSVIPRGIAALGYTLNAPEENKFLMQKHELIAKVDVLLGGRAAEHVFIKEISTGASNDLERATDIIKAMVSMYGMTDVAGLMVLEKQRNVFLNGGQTLKDYSDDMAHKLDEYVKNFLNERFNVVVATLELYRGAIEKMVDSLYEEETIEGAKVREIIRSYEEENSIPSRLVVEEDGNSDIKKAKDKE, from the coding sequence ATGGAAAATAATGAGAATAAAAACGGGCAAAATAATAATAACGGAAACTTTTTTAACAAAAATCCTATTATGGTTTTTGCAATTTTTGCAATAATAATAGTTGTCTTATTTAGAAGCTTCAACCCTGATGGTATGAATGAATTTGGAGATAGCACTAGCTCTAAAAATATTACATATTCAGAGTTAAAACAGCTTATAAAATCAAAGCAGATAAATAATGTAGTAATAGGACAAACCACCATAAAAGCCACTGGAAACGGTGTGACTTATGTAGCAAAAAAGGTAAATGATCAGACTCTTGTTCCTCTTCTTGAGAGTGAAGGTGTGAGTTATGGAGCTTATAATGAGACAAACTGGCTTAGCGATATGCTGTTTTCATGGGTCATTCCTATATTTATATTTTTTGGAATTTGGATGTTTCTTGCTAGCAGAATGCAAAAAAATATGGGCGGCGGCATACTTGGAATGGGTAGTAGCAAAAAGCTTGTAAATAGCGAGAGACCAAAGGTCAAATTTAATGATGTAGCCGGAGTAGAAGAGGCTAAAGAAGAGGTTAAAGAAATAGTCGATTTCTTAAAAAATCCAGATAGATATATAAGACTTGGAGCAAAAATTCCTAAAGGCGTACTTTTAGTAGGACCTCCAGGAACTGGTAAAACTCTACTTGCAAAAGCAGTTGCCGGAGAAGCCGATGTTCCGTTTTTCTCTGTTTCTGGCTCAAGCTTTATAGAGATGTTTGTAGGAGTTGGAGCTAGTAGAGTTAGAGATCTTTTTGAAAATGCTAAAAAAGAAGCTCCTGCTATAGTATTTATAGATGAGATAGACGCTATAGGAAAAAGTAGGGCAGCTGGAGCTATGATGGGCGGTAATGATGAGAGAGAGCAGACGCTAAATCAACTTTTGGCTGAAATGGACGGATTTGATAGTGATAAAAGTCCAGTTATAGTTCTAGCAGCGACAAATAGACCTGAGGTTTTAGACGCTGCTCTTCTTCGTCCAGGACGTTTTGATAGACAAGTTTTGGTCGATAAACCAGACTTCAAAGGTCGTGTTGATATACTAAAAGTTCATAGTAAAGAAGTGAAACTTGCTAATAATGTAAATATGGATGAGATAGGTCGCTTAACTGCGGGGCTTGCTGGAGCAGACCTTGCAAATATCATAAATGAAGCAGCTCTTTTAGCAGGTCGTGCTAGCAAAGAATATATTGAGCAACAAGATCTTGTAGAAGCCGTCGAAAGGGCTATCGCTGGACTTGAGAAAAAGTCTCGCCGTATAAATCCAAAAGAGAAAAAGATAGTTACTTATCATGAGTGCGGTCACGCTCTTATCGCTGAAACTACGAAAGGTGCAGATAAAGTTACTAAAGTTTCTGTTATACCAAGAGGTATTGCCGCATTAGGCTATACTTTAAATGCTCCTGAAGAGAATAAATTCTTGATGCAAAAACACGAGCTTATCGCAAAAGTTGATGTTCTTTTAGGAGGACGAGCGGCTGAGCATGTGTTTATAAAAGAGATAAGCACTGGAGCTAGTAATGATCTTGAAAGAGCAACAGATATTATAAAAGCTATGGTTTCTATGTATGGAATGACCGATGTCGCAGGTCTTATGGTGCTTGAAAAACAAAGAAATGTATTTTTAAATGGTGGGCAGACTCTAAAAGATTATAGTGATGATATGGCCCATAAACTAGATGAGTATGTAAAAAACTTTTTAAATGAGAGATTTAACGTTGTAGTTGCTACTCTTGAGCTTTATCGTGGAGCTATAGAAAAAATGGTTGATTCTTTATATGAAGAAGAGACTATAGAAGGCGCAAAGGTTAGAGAGATCATCAGAAGTTATGAAGAAGAAAATAGTATTCCAAGCCGCTTAGTAGTTGAAGAAGACGGCAATAGCGACATAAAAAAAGCAAAAGACAAGGAATAG
- the pglE gene encoding UDP-4-amino-4,6-dideoxy-alpha-D-N-acetyl-D-glucosamine transaminase (Pfam match to PF01041.13 DegT_DnrJ_EryC1), with protein sequence MARVFLSPPFMGGNEEKYVKEVFKSNYIAPLGEYVNKFEDSIKNYSGAKCALALNSGTAGLHLALRVIGVKDADVVLASSFTFAASVNPIMYERCVPIFIDCDESWNLSPKLLKEAIKNAPKKPKALIVTHLYGQAAKMNEILEICKNEDIKVIEDAAEALGGFYEDKALGTFGDIGVYSFNGNKIITTSGGGMLISNDENLVSKARYLSTQAREPLLHYEHLDYGYNYRLSNVLGAIGFGQMEVLANRVKRKREIFEIYRNLLGDLCEFMPEVSNSKGNRWLTTLLFKEKNAHLKVIEALNKNDIESRPLWKPMHMQPVFKDTLRVVDGTSEDYFNRGICLPSGADMSDDTIDKIVSIVRKSL encoded by the coding sequence ATGGCACGTGTTTTTTTGAGCCCTCCATTTATGGGTGGTAATGAAGAAAAGTATGTTAAAGAGGTTTTTAAAAGCAATTATATAGCTCCTCTTGGCGAATATGTAAATAAATTTGAAGATAGTATAAAAAACTATAGCGGCGCTAAATGCGCTCTAGCATTAAACTCAGGAACCGCAGGGTTGCATTTAGCTCTTAGGGTTATAGGAGTTAAAGATGCAGACGTTGTTTTAGCTTCATCTTTCACGTTCGCAGCTAGCGTAAATCCTATAATGTATGAAAGATGTGTTCCTATATTTATAGATTGCGATGAGAGCTGGAATTTAAGCCCAAAACTACTTAAAGAGGCGATAAAAAATGCACCTAAAAAGCCAAAAGCCCTGATAGTAACTCATCTTTACGGACAAGCTGCAAAGATGAATGAGATACTTGAAATTTGTAAAAATGAAGATATAAAAGTTATCGAAGATGCTGCTGAGGCTCTTGGAGGATTTTATGAAGATAAAGCTCTTGGAACTTTTGGCGATATAGGAGTTTATAGTTTTAATGGGAACAAAATCATTACGACAAGTGGCGGAGGAATGCTGATTTCAAATGATGAAAATTTAGTTTCTAAAGCTAGATATCTAAGCACTCAAGCAAGAGAACCACTTTTGCATTACGAGCATTTGGATTATGGATATAACTATAGACTTAGCAATGTTTTAGGAGCTATAGGTTTTGGTCAAATGGAAGTTTTAGCTAACAGAGTAAAAAGAAAAAGAGAGATTTTTGAAATTTATCGAAATTTACTAGGAGATCTTTGTGAGTTTATGCCTGAAGTTTCAAATTCAAAAGGAAATCGTTGGCTTACGACTCTACTTTTTAAAGAGAAAAATGCGCATTTAAAAGTTATAGAAGCACTAAATAAAAATGATATAGAAAGCAGACCGCTTTGGAAACCTATGCATATGCAGCCTGTTTTTAAAGATACTTTAAGAGTTGTTGATGGAACTAGTGAAGATTATTTCAATAGAGGTATATGTTTGCCAAGTGGAGCTGATATGAGTGATGATACGATCGATAAAATAGTAAGCATAGTAAGGAAATCGCTTTGA
- the pglG gene encoding putative membrane protein (Pfam match to PF02743.14 Cache_1) translates to MLIKEIQEFSDIRYKARAYLCYLFDRNIPNNLPGVSLNLINEGFDKIAHEIEYFEAFYILDKNGIQIENNISLDSKKITGKGDNRSNKAYYYRAVREKRCVLTDPYPSSLTNGLCVTASMPVYDDKDELKYIACMDISLVDILKLVHPSSVDGLFGKFSKLVYSIFSLALFIVAVVLFIHGIKSFVLKSFHDINISEVFESTIVLTLALAIFDLVKAIFEAEVLGRSNHDNNGGSKTMVRFIGSIIIALAIESLMLVFKFAITNPSGVVYAIYLIGGVAMLMVALSLYLWVLKRSNFDRDY, encoded by the coding sequence ATGCTTATAAAAGAGATTCAGGAATTTAGTGATATAAGGTATAAAGCAAGAGCTTATTTATGTTATCTTTTTGATAGAAATATACCAAATAACCTACCAGGCGTCAGCTTAAATTTGATAAATGAAGGTTTTGATAAAATAGCTCATGAAATAGAGTATTTCGAAGCATTTTATATACTTGATAAAAACGGTATTCAGATAGAAAATAATATAAGTCTAGACTCAAAAAAGATAACTGGAAAAGGTGATAATAGAAGCAACAAAGCGTATTACTACAGAGCAGTTAGAGAAAAGCGTTGCGTGCTAACTGATCCGTATCCTTCAAGCCTTACAAATGGACTTTGCGTGACCGCTTCTATGCCAGTTTATGATGATAAAGATGAGCTAAAATATATAGCTTGTATGGATATAAGTCTTGTTGATATCTTAAAACTTGTTCATCCAAGTTCTGTTGATGGACTGTTTGGTAAATTTAGTAAATTAGTATATTCTATATTTTCACTGGCTTTATTTATAGTTGCTGTTGTGCTTTTCATACACGGTATAAAAAGTTTTGTGCTAAAAAGTTTTCATGATATTAACATAAGTGAAGTATTTGAATCTACCATAGTTTTGACACTTGCTTTGGCTATATTTGATCTGGTGAAAGCTATATTTGAAGCTGAAGTTTTAGGGCGATCAAATCACGATAACAACGGCGGTAGTAAGACTATGGTGAGATTTATAGGAAGTATCATCATAGCCCTTGCCATAGAGTCATTAATGCTTGTTTTTAAATTCGCAATTACAAATCCTAGTGGAGTAGTATATGCTATATATTTGATAGGTGGTGTCGCTATGCTCATGGTAGCTTTAAGCCTATATCTTTGGGTGCTAAAAAGGAGCAACTTTGATAGGGATTATTGA
- a CDS encoding flavodoxin-like fold domain protein, putative NAD(P)H (quinone) dehydrogenase/reductase (Pfam match to PF02525.13 Flavodoxin_2): protein MKTLIILSHPDIENGIFNKKLRNEVQKNASEVKIHELYKVYKGYEFDIKKEQKLLESYEKIIFQFPLYWYSCPPLLKKYFDDIFEYGWAYGDNADKLKGKIFGLCISAAGKEYDFDKSGEVGFSMKEVLIPFEATAKFVGAKFIDSFITFEVESQISEEKLQTRAKEYLEYLKK, encoded by the coding sequence ATGAAAACTTTGATCATTTTATCACATCCAGATATAGAAAATGGAATTTTTAACAAAAAACTAAGGAATGAAGTTCAAAAAAACGCTTCAGAAGTAAAGATACACGAACTTTACAAAGTCTATAAAGGCTATGAATTCGATATAAAAAAGGAGCAAAAACTTTTAGAAAGTTATGAGAAAATTATTTTTCAATTTCCGCTTTATTGGTACTCTTGTCCGCCTTTGCTTAAAAAATACTTTGATGACATTTTTGAGTATGGATGGGCATATGGAGATAATGCAGATAAATTAAAAGGTAAAATTTTTGGACTATGTATAAGCGCCGCTGGAAAAGAATATGACTTTGATAAAAGCGGTGAAGTAGGATTTAGTATGAAAGAGGTGTTAATTCCTTTTGAAGCTACTGCTAAATTTGTCGGCGCTAAGTTTATAGACTCTTTTATAACTTTTGAAGTAGAGTCTCAAATAAGTGAAGAAAAATTGCAAACCAGAGCAAAAGAGTATTTGGAATATCTTAAAAAATAG
- the hisH gene encoding imidazole glycerol phosphate synthase HisFH, HisH subunit (Pfam match to PF00117.24 GATase) — protein MIGIIDYGAGNIKSVKNAFEYVGSKSELISFGDNLKKYDKLILPGVGAYGDAMQKLRVNGLEDGILEFIKSGKPFLGICLGMQLLFERGFEFGEHKGLGVIKGDVIKFDESKFNKHLKVPHIGWNSCEFKKECSINRGLPKSSYLYFVHSYHAVCDDESVLAVTTYGYEFVSAVCKDNVFGFQPHPEKSHENGLKIIKNFVEL, from the coding sequence TTGATAGGGATTATTGATTATGGTGCAGGAAATATAAAAAGTGTAAAAAATGCGTTTGAGTATGTAGGCTCAAAAAGCGAATTGATTAGTTTTGGTGATAATTTAAAAAAATATGATAAACTTATACTTCCAGGAGTAGGGGCGTATGGAGACGCTATGCAAAAACTAAGAGTAAATGGCTTGGAAGATGGGATTTTGGAGTTTATAAAAAGCGGTAAGCCGTTTCTTGGGATATGTCTTGGAATGCAGCTTTTATTTGAGCGAGGATTTGAGTTTGGCGAACATAAAGGGCTTGGAGTTATAAAAGGTGATGTTATTAAATTTGATGAGAGTAAATTTAATAAACATCTAAAAGTGCCTCACATAGGGTGGAATAGCTGTGAATTTAAAAAAGAATGTAGCATAAACAGAGGTTTGCCAAAGAGTTCTTATCTCTATTTTGTACATTCATATCACGCTGTTTGCGATGATGAGTCTGTTTTGGCTGTTACTACTTACGGATATGAGTTTGTGAGTGCGGTTTGCAAAGATAATGTTTTTGGATTTCAGCCTCATCCTGAAAAATCGCATGAAAACGGACTGAAAATTATAAAAAATTTTGTGGAGTTGTAA
- the cheY gene encoding chemotaxis regulatory protein (Pfam match to PF00072.20 Response_reg), producing MKLLVVDDSSTMRRIIKNTLQRLGHKDILEAEHGLEAWGLLEQNPDIGVLITDWNMPEMNGLELVKKVRAEKKYETMPIIMVTTEGGKAEVITALKAGVNNYIVKPFTPQVLKEKLEDVLN from the coding sequence GTGAAGTTATTGGTTGTTGATGATAGCTCTACTATGAGAAGAATTATTAAAAATACTCTCCAGAGGCTTGGTCATAAAGATATATTAGAGGCTGAGCATGGGCTTGAAGCATGGGGTCTTTTGGAACAAAATCCAGATATTGGCGTTTTAATCACAGATTGGAATATGCCTGAAATGAATGGCTTAGAGCTTGTAAAAAAAGTAAGGGCCGAAAAAAAATACGAAACTATGCCTATTATAATGGTAACTACTGAAGGCGGTAAGGCTGAGGTTATTACGGCGTTAAAAGCCGGAGTTAATAACTATATAGTTAAGCCATTTACTCCACAAGTGCTTAAAGAAAAACTTGAAGATGTTCTTAATTAA
- the pglF gene encoding UDP-N-acetylglucosamine C-6 dehydratase (Pfam match to PF02719.11 Polysacc_synt_2), with product MIFRATKNRRTIFFLVFDTIIFCLSIYFAFLLRFSGEIPEIFERGMIYSGIILVSSKLVLMWIFRLYKVPWRFFGLNEARKIFLVTILSAGIFYTIFISYDEFFNPFPRSVIIIDAILSALMVGGLRIVKRIFLDFKKSHNGEPCVIIGSTSKTLQVLKGLKSGYADYYATGIVDGRSDVVGTYCDGFLVGNKSELKNYVEDGVKTAIIALKLRPNELKELYDELDKIGFKDIKIFSLLDGKKEGITDISIEDLLARKPKDLDSKVVEKFIGGKVVMVTGAGGTIGSEICKQCLKYGCKNLIMVEHSEYNLYQINEATKSDPRNRLVMLNIMHLKEFEEVFSKFKPDIVIHAAAYKHVPLCEFNPISAVQNNILGTKNVVDLSKKYGAKRVVLISTDKAVRPTNIMGTTKRVCELYALNSNESGKTEIVAVRFGNVLGSSGSVIPKFKAQIAANEPLSVTHPDITRYFMLVSEACQLVLQAASIAEGGELFVLNMGEPVKIADLAARMLKLSGKENLGIKFVGLRPGEKLYEELLIDPDDAATKFESIFVTKSAEYDLNLLNSQINKLVNLEDETLIEVELKNIVPEFHHSLNRD from the coding sequence TTGATATTTAGAGCTACAAAAAATAGGCGTACTATATTTTTTCTAGTATTTGATACTATTATATTTTGTCTTAGTATATATTTTGCATTTTTGCTTAGATTTAGTGGGGAAATACCTGAGATATTTGAGCGTGGAATGATATATAGCGGAATTATTTTAGTATCATCTAAATTAGTTTTGATGTGGATTTTTCGCCTTTATAAAGTTCCTTGGAGATTTTTTGGACTAAATGAAGCTAGAAAAATATTTTTAGTTACTATACTATCTGCGGGTATATTTTATACTATTTTTATATCTTACGATGAATTTTTTAATCCATTTCCAAGAAGCGTTATCATAATAGACGCTATTTTATCGGCTTTGATGGTCGGAGGTTTAAGAATAGTAAAACGTATATTTTTGGATTTTAAAAAATCACATAATGGCGAACCTTGCGTTATTATAGGAAGTACTAGCAAAACTTTACAGGTGCTAAAAGGATTAAAAAGTGGATATGCAGATTACTATGCTACTGGGATAGTAGATGGTAGAAGCGACGTAGTAGGAACTTATTGTGATGGATTTTTAGTAGGCAATAAAAGCGAATTAAAAAATTACGTAGAAGATGGTGTAAAAACTGCGATCATAGCTTTAAAACTGCGTCCAAACGAACTTAAAGAGCTTTATGATGAGCTCGATAAGATAGGCTTTAAAGATATCAAGATATTCTCTTTGCTTGATGGAAAAAAAGAGGGTATTACTGATATTAGTATTGAGGATCTGCTTGCTAGAAAGCCAAAAGATTTAGATAGTAAGGTTGTTGAGAAGTTTATCGGCGGTAAGGTCGTTATGGTAACTGGAGCTGGTGGAACTATCGGAAGTGAAATTTGCAAACAGTGTTTGAAATACGGCTGCAAAAACCTTATAATGGTTGAACATAGCGAGTATAATCTATATCAGATAAACGAAGCTACAAAAAGCGATCCTAGAAATAGACTTGTAATGTTAAATATAATGCATTTAAAAGAGTTTGAAGAGGTATTTTCTAAATTTAAACCAGATATCGTTATACACGCAGCCGCGTATAAACATGTTCCGCTTTGTGAGTTTAATCCTATAAGCGCAGTTCAAAACAATATCTTAGGTACGAAAAACGTTGTTGATCTTTCTAAGAAATATGGAGCAAAAAGAGTTGTACTTATCTCTACAGATAAAGCTGTTAGACCTACAAATATAATGGGAACAACAAAAAGAGTTTGCGAGTTGTACGCTTTAAACTCAAATGAAAGTGGTAAAACAGAGATTGTAGCTGTGCGCTTTGGAAATGTTTTAGGTAGCAGCGGTAGCGTTATACCTAAATTTAAAGCTCAAATAGCAGCAAATGAGCCATTAAGTGTAACTCATCCAGATATCACAAGATACTTTATGCTAGTTAGCGAAGCCTGTCAGCTCGTGCTTCAAGCAGCTAGTATCGCAGAGGGCGGCGAACTTTTTGTTTTAAATATGGGTGAGCCAGTTAAAATAGCAGATCTTGCAGCAAGAATGCTGAAACTAAGCGGTAAAGAAAATCTTGGTATCAAATTTGTCGGACTTCGCCCAGGAGAGAAGCTTTATGAAGAGCTGCTCATAGATCCAGATGACGCTGCTACTAAATTTGAGAGTATTTTTGTAACAAAATCCGCAGAGTATGATCTAAATCTGCTTAACTCGCAGATAAATAAACTTGTAAATTTAGAAGATGAAACGCTGATAGAAGTAGAGCTAAAAAACATAGTTCCAGAGTTTCATCATTCATTAAATAGGGATTAA
- the prmA gene encoding 50S ribosomal protein L11 methyltransferase (Pfam match to PF06325.9 PrmA), translating into MKEKFFELKVLSRKSDVLKEFAFELGATCIEEIENGFILRDEDDLSNISWGLEEFARRIGSDISTSLEIKDNIDWINEYKKGIKPVSSGKFYIRPSWEEPKDGFMDIIIDPALAFGSGHHESTSSCLNLISKYINLKECKTALDVGCGSGILSIALAKLGLTVDACDTDEQAVLSSTDNARKNGIKFNNIWTGSITDTKSGYDVVVANIIADVILLLSKDLKTHVNNNGYLILSGILTKYKDRILQAFGDLELVWNITQNEWESFIFKNKDKNGK; encoded by the coding sequence ATGAAAGAAAAGTTTTTTGAACTAAAAGTTTTAAGCCGTAAAAGCGATGTTCTAAAAGAGTTTGCGTTTGAACTAGGCGCTACTTGCATAGAAGAGATAGAAAACGGCTTTATACTAAGAGATGAAGACGATCTAAGCAATATATCCTGGGGTTTAGAGGAATTTGCTAGACGAATCGGATCTGATATATCCACCAGCTTAGAGATCAAAGATAATATAGACTGGATTAATGAGTATAAAAAAGGCATCAAGCCTGTCTCCTCCGGTAAATTCTATATAAGACCTAGCTGGGAAGAACCAAAAGATGGTTTTATGGATATCATCATAGATCCTGCTCTTGCTTTTGGCTCTGGTCATCATGAAAGCACAAGCTCCTGCTTAAATTTGATTAGTAAATATATAAATTTAAAAGAGTGCAAAACAGCTTTAGATGTGGGCTGCGGAAGCGGAATTTTAAGTATAGCTTTGGCAAAATTAGGACTCACGGTAGATGCTTGCGATACCGATGAGCAAGCTGTTTTAAGCAGCACTGATAATGCAAGAAAAAACGGTATTAAATTCAATAACATATGGACCGGTTCTATCACAGACACTAAGAGTGGATATGATGTTGTAGTAGCAAATATCATAGCTGACGTGATTTTACTACTTTCTAAAGATCTAAAAACGCATGTAAATAATAATGGATATCTGATATTATCTGGTATATTAACAAAATACAAAGATAGAATTTTGCAAGCTTTTGGAGATTTAGAACTTGTTTGGAATATCACTCAAAATGAGTGGGAGAGTTTTATATTCAAAAATAAGGATAAAAATGGAAAATAA
- the murD gene encoding UDP-N-acetylmuramoyl-L-alanine:D-glutamate ligase (Pfam match to PF08245.8 Mur_ligase_M) codes for MRKSLFGYGKTTKAISKSGGWDIYDDNFKDDSLDEFGNRLLNPSKFNAQNSSLEIPSPGFPCNHDLVKSALNLISEYDYFINDTPKSIWISGTNGKTTTTKMTQWLLGDRGSAMGGNVGTPLADLLNLKAKVWVLETSSFTIHYTKFAKPDIYVLLPITPDHLSWHGSMQEYEKAKLKPLSMMREGSVAIIPKKYANISSCAKIIEYENEEDLASRFDIDLSKISFRTPFLIDALLALCIEKIIFSKVSYELLNKFEIETHKLEEFKDRLGRLWVDDTKATNIDATLQALKRYKNDKLHIILGGDDKGVSLDPLFDELRDMSTTIYAIGSNAGKISSLADKFGIKCINCEFLNKAVENINMVMETGEIGLLSPACASLDQFKSYAERGDMFKKYVKEI; via the coding sequence ATGAGAAAGTCACTATTTGGTTATGGAAAAACAACAAAAGCGATATCAAAAAGCGGCGGTTGGGATATTTATGATGATAACTTCAAAGATGATAGTCTTGATGAGTTTGGCAATAGACTTTTAAATCCTAGCAAATTTAATGCTCAAAATAGCTCTTTAGAAATTCCAAGTCCTGGATTTCCTTGTAATCATGATCTAGTAAAATCTGCTTTAAATTTGATAAGTGAATATGATTATTTTATAAACGATACACCAAAATCCATCTGGATCAGCGGAACTAATGGCAAGACAACGACTACGAAAATGACTCAGTGGCTTTTAGGCGATAGAGGCTCTGCTATGGGCGGAAATGTCGGAACTCCGCTTGCTGATCTTTTAAATTTAAAAGCCAAAGTTTGGGTTTTAGAAACGAGTTCTTTTACCATTCATTATACTAAATTTGCAAAGCCTGATATCTATGTTTTGTTGCCTATAACTCCAGATCATCTAAGTTGGCACGGTTCTATGCAAGAGTATGAAAAAGCAAAACTTAAACCACTTAGTATGATGAGAGAAGGAAGCGTTGCTATAATACCTAAAAAATACGCAAACATAAGCTCTTGCGCTAAGATCATAGAGTATGAAAACGAAGAGGATTTGGCAAGTCGATTTGATATTGATTTAAGCAAAATTTCGTTTAGAACCCCGTTTTTAATAGACGCTCTTTTGGCTTTGTGTATTGAAAAGATAATTTTTAGTAAAGTTAGCTATGAACTTTTGAATAAATTTGAGATAGAAACTCATAAACTTGAGGAGTTCAAAGATAGATTAGGCAGACTTTGGGTAGATGATACAAAAGCTACAAATATCGACGCTACGCTACAAGCTTTAAAACGTTATAAAAATGATAAACTTCATATAATTCTTGGTGGAGATGATAAGGGTGTAAGTTTAGATCCTCTGTTTGATGAGTTAAGAGATATGAGTACTACTATTTACGCGATTGGCTCAAACGCAGGTAAAATAAGTTCTTTGGCGGATAAATTTGGTATCAAATGTATAAATTGTGAGTTTTTAAACAAAGCTGTAGAAAACATAAATATGGTTATGGAAACAGGCGAAATAGGACTTTTAAGTCCGGCTTGTGCAAGTTTAGATCAGTTTAAAAGTTACGCTGAACGAGGAGATATGTTTAAAAAATATGTAAAAGAGATATGA